A window of the Pseudomonas furukawaii genome harbors these coding sequences:
- the purF gene encoding amidophosphoribosyltransferase produces MCGIVGIVGKSNVNQALYDALTVLQHRGQDAAGIVTSHDGRLFLRKDNGLVRDVFQQRHMQRLVGHMGIGHVRYPTAGSSSSAEAQPFYVNSPYGITLAHNGNLTNVEQLAKEIYESDLRHVNTNSDSEVLLNVFAHELAHRGKLQPTEEDVFAAVSGVHERCRGGYAVVAMITGYGIVGFRDPHAIRPIVFGQRHTDEGVEYMIASESVSLDVLGFTLIRDLAPGEAVYITEDGKLYTRQCAKDPQLSPCIFEHVYLARPDSIMDGVSVYKARLRMGEKLAEKIQRERPDHDIDVVIPIPDTSRTAALELANHLGVKFREGFVKNRYIGRTFIMPGQAARKKSVRQKLNAIELEFRGKNVMLVDDSIVRGTTCKQIIQMAREAGAKKVYFCSAAPAVRYPNVYGIDMPSAHELIAHNRSTEEVAELIGADWLVYQDLPDLIEAVGGGKVKIDHFDCAVFDGQYITGDVDEHYLNKIEQARNDASKAKAHAVSAIIDLYNN; encoded by the coding sequence ATGTGTGGCATCGTCGGTATCGTCGGTAAGTCGAACGTCAATCAGGCGCTGTATGACGCGCTTACCGTACTTCAGCATCGCGGCCAGGACGCTGCCGGTATTGTGACCAGCCATGATGGCCGGCTCTTCCTGCGCAAGGACAACGGCTTGGTCCGTGACGTCTTCCAGCAGCGCCATATGCAGCGCCTGGTGGGCCACATGGGCATCGGCCACGTGCGCTATCCCACTGCGGGCTCCTCCAGCTCCGCCGAGGCCCAGCCGTTCTACGTCAACTCGCCCTACGGCATCACCCTGGCCCACAACGGCAACCTGACCAACGTCGAGCAGCTGGCCAAGGAAATCTACGAGTCCGACCTGCGGCATGTGAACACCAACTCCGACTCGGAAGTGCTGCTGAACGTGTTCGCCCACGAGCTGGCCCACCGCGGCAAGCTGCAGCCCACGGAGGAGGACGTGTTCGCCGCCGTTTCCGGCGTGCACGAGCGCTGCCGTGGCGGCTACGCCGTGGTGGCCATGATCACCGGATACGGCATCGTCGGCTTCCGCGATCCCCATGCCATCCGCCCGATCGTGTTCGGCCAGCGCCACACCGACGAAGGCGTGGAATACATGATCGCCTCCGAGAGCGTCTCCCTCGACGTGCTCGGCTTCACCCTGATCCGCGACCTGGCGCCGGGCGAAGCGGTCTACATCACCGAAGACGGCAAGCTCTACACCCGCCAGTGCGCCAAGGATCCGCAGCTCTCCCCCTGCATCTTCGAGCACGTCTACCTGGCCCGTCCGGACTCCATCATGGACGGCGTTTCCGTCTACAAGGCGCGCCTGCGCATGGGCGAGAAGCTGGCCGAGAAGATCCAGCGCGAGCGTCCCGATCACGACATCGACGTGGTCATCCCGATTCCGGATACCAGCCGCACCGCCGCCCTGGAACTGGCCAACCACCTGGGCGTGAAATTCCGCGAAGGCTTCGTGAAGAACCGCTACATCGGCCGTACCTTCATCATGCCGGGCCAGGCTGCGCGCAAGAAATCCGTGCGCCAGAAGCTCAACGCCATCGAACTGGAGTTCCGTGGCAAGAACGTGATGCTGGTGGACGACTCCATCGTGCGCGGCACCACCTGCAAGCAGATCATCCAGATGGCCCGCGAGGCCGGCGCCAAGAAGGTCTACTTCTGCTCCGCCGCGCCGGCGGTGCGCTACCCCAACGTCTACGGCATCGACATGCCCAGCGCCCACGAACTGATCGCCCACAACCGCTCCACCGAAGAGGTGGCGGAGCTGATCGGTGCCGACTGGCTGGTGTACCAGGACCTGCCGGACCTGATCGAGGCAGTCGGCGGCGGCAAGGTGAAGATCGACCACTTTGACTGCGCGGTGTTCGATGGCCAGTACATCACCGGTGACGTGGACGAGCATTACCTGAACAAGATCGAGCAGGCCCGTAACGACGCCTCCAAGGCCAAGGCCCACGCGGTCAGCGCCATCATTGATCTGTACAACAACTAG
- a CDS encoding O-succinylhomoserine sulfhydrylase, with the protein MTQEWEAGRLDSDLEGASFDTLAVRAGQRRSPEGEHGEAMFLTSSYVFRTAADAAARFAGEVPGNVYSRYTNPTVRTFEERIAALEGAEQAVATASGMSAILAIAMSLCSAGDHVLVSRSVFGSTISLFEKYLKRFGLTVDYPALSDLAGWEAAIKPNTRLLFVESPSNPLAELVDIKALAEIAHAKGALLVVDNCFCTPALQQPLKLGADIVMHSATKYIDGQGRAMGGVVAGRAEHMKEVVGFLRTAGPTLSPFNAWLMLKGLETLRVRMQAHCASAFEIAQWLERQPGVEHVYYAGLPSHPQHELATRQQKGFGAVVSFEVKGGREAAWRFIDATRMISITTNLGDTKTTIAHPATTSHGRLSPQERANAGIGDNLIRLAIGLEDVADLKADLERGLAAL; encoded by the coding sequence ATGACACAGGAATGGGAAGCCGGAAGGCTGGACAGTGACCTGGAAGGCGCGTCCTTCGACACCCTGGCCGTACGCGCCGGGCAACGCCGTTCGCCGGAGGGCGAGCACGGCGAAGCCATGTTCCTCACCTCCAGCTATGTGTTCCGCACCGCCGCCGACGCCGCCGCGCGCTTCGCCGGCGAGGTGCCGGGCAACGTCTACTCGCGCTACACCAACCCCACGGTGCGTACCTTCGAGGAGCGCATTGCCGCCCTTGAAGGCGCCGAGCAGGCGGTCGCCACCGCATCCGGCATGTCCGCCATCCTCGCCATCGCCATGAGCCTGTGCAGCGCCGGTGACCACGTGCTGGTGTCGCGCAGCGTGTTCGGCTCCACCATCAGCCTGTTCGAGAAGTACCTGAAGCGCTTCGGCCTGACGGTCGACTATCCGGCGCTGTCCGACCTGGCAGGCTGGGAAGCGGCGATCAAGCCCAACACCCGGCTGCTCTTCGTCGAGTCGCCGTCCAACCCGCTGGCCGAACTGGTGGATATCAAGGCCCTGGCCGAGATCGCCCATGCCAAGGGCGCGCTGCTGGTGGTGGACAACTGCTTCTGCACCCCGGCACTGCAGCAGCCCCTGAAGCTGGGTGCGGATATCGTCATGCATTCGGCGACCAAGTACATCGACGGCCAGGGCCGTGCCATGGGTGGCGTCGTCGCCGGCCGTGCCGAGCACATGAAGGAAGTGGTGGGGTTCCTGCGCACCGCCGGTCCGACCCTCAGCCCCTTCAATGCCTGGTTGATGCTCAAGGGGCTGGAAACCCTGCGTGTGCGCATGCAGGCCCACTGCGCCAGCGCCTTCGAGATCGCCCAGTGGCTGGAGCGGCAGCCGGGCGTCGAGCATGTCTACTACGCCGGGTTGCCGAGTCATCCGCAACATGAGCTGGCCACGCGTCAGCAGAAGGGCTTCGGTGCGGTCGTCAGCTTCGAGGTCAAGGGCGGCAGGGAAGCGGCCTGGCGTTTCATCGACGCCACCCGGATGATCTCCATCACCACCAACCTGGGCGATACCAAGACCACCATCGCGCACCCGGCCACCACCTCCCACGGGCGCCTGTCGCCTCAGGAACGCGCCAATGCCGGAATCGGCGACAACCTGATCCGCCTGGCCATCGGCCTGGAGGATGTCGCCGACCTCAAGGCGGATCTGGAGCGCGGTCTCGCCGCCCTGTGA
- a CDS encoding NUDIX hydrolase, which translates to MCPTKACPVVLRYADEIEILVFEHPLVGIQLVKGTIEPGESPGRAALRELAEESGLVATDKLQALGVWESGFNGQVWSFHLCEVVAPPSDSWVFRTGDDGGLDFRFFWHPLASEPSSD; encoded by the coding sequence GTGTGTCCGACCAAAGCCTGTCCGGTCGTCCTCAGGTATGCCGACGAAATCGAAATTCTCGTCTTCGAGCATCCCCTTGTAGGTATCCAACTGGTCAAAGGCACCATAGAACCCGGCGAATCACCCGGGCGTGCGGCGTTGCGCGAGCTGGCTGAAGAGTCAGGGCTTGTTGCGACCGACAAGCTTCAGGCGCTCGGGGTCTGGGAGAGCGGATTCAACGGACAGGTCTGGTCGTTCCACCTCTGTGAGGTGGTCGCTCCCCCATCCGATTCCTGGGTTTTCAGGACCGGCGACGACGGTGGGCTGGACTTTCGCTTCTTCTGGCATCCGTTGGCTTCGGAGCCTTCGTCTGACTGA
- the truA gene encoding tRNA pseudouridine(38-40) synthase TruA, giving the protein MTHVVPDAAAQEAAAGIYRIALGVEYKGSRYRGFQRQIKGVPSIQEALEKALGRVAGGAPVVLSCAGRTDAMVHASGQVVHFDTPVARSEHTWIMGANANLPNDISVTWAKAMPRHFDARFSAMARRYRYVIYNDPIRPAHLAEEVTWNHRPLDIQRMREAARCLVGTHDFSAFRARQCQAKSPVKTVHHLELIEHGRMIVLDIRANAFLHHMVRNISGVLMTIGAGERPEEWAQQVLEGRIRREGGVTAHPYGLYLVRVEYPEEFELPQRYLGPHFLSGLPDSMG; this is encoded by the coding sequence ATGACACATGTAGTACCCGACGCGGCAGCCCAGGAGGCTGCCGCCGGCATTTACAGAATCGCCCTCGGCGTGGAGTACAAGGGGTCGCGCTACCGCGGCTTCCAGCGCCAGATCAAGGGCGTCCCGTCCATCCAGGAGGCGCTCGAGAAGGCGCTGGGTCGTGTGGCCGGCGGAGCGCCCGTGGTGCTCAGTTGCGCAGGGCGTACCGATGCCATGGTCCATGCGAGTGGCCAGGTGGTGCATTTCGACACGCCGGTGGCGCGCTCCGAGCACACCTGGATCATGGGTGCGAACGCCAATCTCCCCAATGACATCAGCGTGACCTGGGCGAAAGCCATGCCCAGGCATTTCGACGCACGCTTCAGCGCCATGGCGCGTCGCTACCGCTACGTGATCTACAACGACCCGATCCGCCCGGCGCACCTGGCTGAAGAGGTCACCTGGAACCACCGGCCGCTGGACATCCAGCGCATGCGCGAAGCCGCCCGCTGCCTGGTGGGCACCCATGACTTCAGCGCCTTCCGGGCCCGCCAGTGCCAGGCCAAGTCCCCCGTCAAGACGGTCCACCACCTGGAACTGATCGAGCATGGCCGGATGATAGTGTTGGATATCCGCGCCAACGCCTTCCTTCACCACATGGTGCGCAATATCTCCGGCGTGCTGATGACCATCGGCGCCGGCGAGCGGCCCGAGGAATGGGCGCAGCAGGTCCTGGAGGGGCGCATCCGGCGCGAAGGGGGGGTCACCGCGCATCCTTATGGCCTCTATCTGGTGCGCGTGGAATACCCGGAGGAGTTCGAGCTTCCGCAGCGCTACCTCGGGCCACATTTTCTATCAGGATTGCCCGATTCCATGGGCTGA
- a CDS encoding phosphoribosylanthranilate isomerase, whose amino-acid sequence MPAVRIKICGITRLEDALAAVAAGADALGFVFYAQSPRAVTAAKARAIIEALPPFVTTVGLFVDMPREALEQVLAEVPLDLLQFHGDESPEECGRYGRPYIKALRVKPGDDIAAAIARYPGARGVLLDTYVPGTPGGTGEAFDWGLVPRNAAKPVVLAGGLTPENVGEAVRQVQPFAVDVSGGVEAAKGIKDAARIEAFIRMARG is encoded by the coding sequence TTGCCAGCCGTTCGCATCAAAATCTGTGGCATTACCCGTCTTGAGGACGCCCTGGCGGCGGTCGCCGCTGGCGCCGATGCCCTGGGTTTCGTGTTCTACGCCCAGAGTCCGCGAGCGGTTACCGCGGCGAAGGCGCGGGCGATCATCGAGGCGCTGCCGCCTTTCGTGACCACCGTCGGCCTGTTCGTCGACATGCCTCGGGAGGCGCTCGAACAGGTCCTGGCTGAAGTGCCCCTGGACCTGTTGCAGTTCCACGGCGATGAGTCCCCCGAAGAATGCGGGCGCTACGGTCGGCCCTATATCAAGGCGTTGCGGGTCAAGCCGGGCGACGATATCGCCGCTGCCATCGCCCGTTACCCGGGCGCACGGGGCGTTCTGCTCGATACCTACGTTCCGGGCACTCCGGGTGGCACCGGAGAGGCCTTTGACTGGGGCCTTGTGCCCCGGAATGCGGCAAAGCCCGTGGTGCTGGCCGGTGGACTGACCCCGGAGAACGTCGGCGAAGCGGTGCGCCAGGTGCAACCCTTCGCCGTCGACGTCAGCGGCGGCGTGGAAGCGGCCAAGGGCATCAAGGATGCCGCCCGGATCGAGGCTTTCATCCGGATGGCACGTGGCTGA
- a CDS encoding SPOR domain-containing protein: MAVMDKGLKQRIVGALVLVALAVIFLPMLFSREDELRQVVVEAPPMPKAPEIPVTELEQVQVPEPQALPQEPVPSLDDEAGALASVPSSEPAPAAPAQAAPVPPPAAPAQTQPQQVPAQAPAAPVAAVKPEEKRLDANGLPVSWSIQLASLSNRASAENLQKTLRGQGYNAYIRSVEGMNRVFVGPVIERAEANRLRDQLSRQQKLNGFVVRFQPEKG; encoded by the coding sequence ATGGCGGTAATGGACAAGGGACTCAAGCAACGTATCGTCGGCGCCCTGGTGCTGGTGGCGCTGGCGGTGATCTTCCTGCCCATGTTGTTCAGTCGTGAGGACGAGCTGCGCCAGGTGGTCGTCGAGGCACCGCCGATGCCCAAGGCGCCGGAGATTCCAGTGACCGAGCTGGAGCAGGTGCAGGTCCCGGAACCCCAGGCACTGCCTCAGGAGCCCGTGCCGTCCCTCGATGACGAAGCTGGTGCCCTGGCCTCAGTGCCCTCGTCCGAACCCGCGCCGGCTGCCCCGGCCCAGGCCGCTCCGGTTCCTCCGCCCGCCGCACCGGCCCAGACTCAGCCCCAGCAGGTGCCGGCCCAGGCGCCAGCCGCTCCGGTGGCAGCGGTCAAGCCCGAAGAGAAGCGGCTGGATGCCAATGGCCTGCCGGTCAGCTGGTCCATCCAGCTGGCCAGCCTGTCCAACCGGGCCAGTGCCGAGAATCTGCAGAAGACCCTGCGCGGCCAGGGCTACAACGCCTATATCCGCAGCGTCGAAGGCATGAACCGGGTGTTCGTCGGGCCGGTGATCGAACGCGCCGAAGCCAATCGCCTGCGTGACCAGCTCAGTCGTCAGCAGAAGCTGAATGGCTTCGTCGTACGATTCCAGCCCGAGAAAGGCTGA
- the accD gene encoding acetyl-CoA carboxylase, carboxyltransferase subunit beta → MSNWLVDKLIPSIMRSEVKKSSVPEGLWHKCPSCDAVLYKPELEKSLGVCPKCNHHMRIDARTRLDIFLDAEGREEIGADLEPVDRLKFRDSKKYKDRLAAAQKDTGEKDALIAMRGTLHKMPIVACAFEFSFMGGSMGAIVGERFVRAANVALEQRCPLVCFSASGGARMQEALISLMQMAKTSAALARLREEGIPFISVLTDPVYGGVSASLAMLGDVIVGEPRALIGFAGPRVIEQTVREKLPEGFQRSEFLLEHGAIDMIIPREELRERLGRLLAQMQRLPSPAIA, encoded by the coding sequence ATGAGCAACTGGCTGGTAGACAAGCTGATCCCTTCGATCATGCGTTCCGAGGTGAAGAAGAGCTCGGTGCCGGAAGGCCTCTGGCACAAGTGCCCGTCCTGCGACGCGGTGCTTTACAAGCCCGAGCTGGAGAAGTCGCTGGGTGTGTGCCCCAAGTGCAACCACCACATGCGCATCGATGCCCGTACCCGACTGGACATCTTCCTCGACGCGGAGGGGCGCGAGGAAATCGGCGCCGACCTCGAGCCGGTGGATCGCCTCAAGTTCCGTGACAGCAAGAAGTACAAGGACCGCCTGGCTGCGGCCCAGAAAGACACCGGCGAGAAGGATGCCCTGATCGCCATGCGCGGTACCCTGCACAAGATGCCGATCGTGGCCTGCGCCTTCGAATTCTCCTTCATGGGCGGCTCCATGGGCGCCATCGTCGGCGAGCGCTTCGTTCGCGCCGCCAACGTCGCCCTGGAACAGCGCTGTCCGCTGGTGTGCTTCTCCGCCTCCGGCGGTGCGCGCATGCAGGAAGCCCTGATCTCGCTGATGCAGATGGCCAAGACCTCCGCCGCCCTGGCGCGCCTGCGCGAAGAAGGCATCCCCTTCATTTCCGTGCTGACCGACCCTGTCTACGGCGGGGTTTCCGCCAGCCTGGCCATGCTCGGCGATGTGATCGTCGGCGAGCCGCGTGCCCTGATCGGCTTCGCCGGCCCCCGCGTCATCGAGCAGACCGTTCGCGAGAAGCTGCCCGAAGGCTTCCAGCGCAGCGAGTTCCTCCTGGAGCACGGCGCCATCGACATGATCATTCCCCGCGAGGAACTGCGTGAGCGCCTTGGTCGGCTGCTGGCGCAGATGCAGCGCCTTCCGTCCCCGGCCATCGCATGA
- the folC gene encoding bifunctional tetrahydrofolate synthase/dihydrofolate synthase has product MTQRTLADWLSYLEQLHPTAIDMGLERSREVARRLGLGRPAPRVITVTGTNGKGSTCAFLAALLRAQGLKVGVYSSPHLLRYNERVQVEGVEASDQALCEAFAAVEAARGEISLTYFEMGTLAAFWLFQRSALDAVVLEVGLGGRLDAVNLVDADLALVTSIGLDHADWLGDTRESVAFEKAGIFRAGKPALCGDLDPPRPLLEQSEALSAPLFLRGRDFDLAQGQESWHWRGTCRSGQVLELHDLPLLDLPMENAALALQGYALLGLPWQPEVLAAALLGTRVTGRLDRRPVVWRGKSLSLLLDVGHNPHAAEYLASRLESRPVAGRRLAVFGLLADKDLPGVLAPLVGQMDRWAVAPLPTPRSRPAGELQAALTNLHADVSVHETIAAALEAQCEQATPDDEILVFGSFYSVAEALAWLEGRINGE; this is encoded by the coding sequence ATGACCCAGAGAACCCTTGCCGACTGGCTCTCCTACCTTGAGCAGCTCCATCCCACGGCGATCGACATGGGCCTGGAGCGCAGTCGAGAAGTGGCCCGGCGCCTTGGCCTTGGGCGTCCTGCGCCACGGGTGATCACGGTTACCGGCACCAATGGCAAGGGTTCCACCTGTGCCTTCCTGGCCGCCTTGCTGCGGGCCCAGGGGCTCAAGGTGGGCGTCTACAGCTCGCCGCACCTGCTGCGTTACAACGAGCGTGTGCAAGTCGAGGGTGTCGAGGCCAGCGACCAGGCACTGTGCGAGGCCTTCGCCGCCGTCGAGGCCGCCCGTGGCGAGATTTCCCTGACCTATTTCGAGATGGGTACCCTGGCGGCCTTCTGGTTGTTCCAGCGGTCCGCTCTGGATGCCGTGGTGCTGGAAGTGGGCCTCGGCGGCCGGCTGGATGCGGTCAACCTCGTGGATGCAGACCTGGCGCTGGTCACCAGCATCGGCCTGGATCACGCCGACTGGCTGGGCGACACCCGTGAAAGCGTCGCCTTCGAGAAGGCAGGCATATTCCGCGCCGGAAAGCCCGCCCTCTGCGGTGACCTGGATCCGCCCCGGCCTTTGCTGGAACAGTCGGAAGCCCTGTCGGCACCGCTGTTCCTCCGTGGGCGTGACTTCGACCTGGCGCAAGGGCAGGAAAGCTGGCATTGGCGCGGGACCTGCCGCTCCGGCCAGGTGCTGGAACTGCATGACCTGCCCTTGCTGGACCTGCCCATGGAGAATGCCGCCCTGGCGCTGCAGGGGTACGCGCTTCTGGGCCTGCCGTGGCAGCCGGAAGTCCTGGCGGCGGCCCTGCTGGGCACCCGTGTCACCGGACGCCTGGACCGGCGCCCTGTCGTCTGGCGCGGCAAGTCCCTGTCCCTGCTGCTGGATGTCGGCCACAACCCCCACGCCGCCGAGTACCTGGCGTCCCGACTGGAGTCCCGTCCCGTAGCCGGCCGCCGGCTGGCGGTCTTCGGTTTGCTGGCCGACAAGGATCTTCCCGGCGTGCTGGCGCCTCTCGTGGGTCAGATGGACCGTTGGGCTGTGGCGCCCCTGCCCACGCCCCGAAGCCGTCCCGCAGGCGAGCTGCAGGCGGCATTGACGAACCTTCACGCAGACGTCAGTGTCCACGAAACTATCGCCGCCGCGCTGGAGGCCCAGTGCGAGCAGGCGACACCGGACGACGAGATTCTCGTGTTCGGATCGTTCTACAGCGTCGCTGAAGCGCTGGCTTGGCTGGAAGGCCGCATAAACGGGGAGTAG
- a CDS encoding CvpA family protein: MAFTWVDWTIIAIIAVSSLVSLRRGFVKEALSLLTWIVAGVVAWTFGGALSLHLAEFIEMPSARIIAACAILFVATLLVGALINFLIGELVRVTGMDGTDRVLGMAFGAARGALLVVLLVGLLSLAPVQQDPWWQQSTLLPHFLMVADWSKNLILGLTSQWLASGIAAPG, translated from the coding sequence GTGGCATTCACCTGGGTTGATTGGACGATCATCGCCATCATCGCCGTTTCCAGTCTGGTCAGTCTGAGACGTGGCTTCGTCAAGGAAGCCCTCTCGCTGCTGACCTGGATAGTCGCAGGTGTAGTCGCCTGGACCTTCGGCGGCGCCCTCTCGCTGCACCTCGCGGAATTCATCGAAATGCCTTCGGCGCGCATCATCGCGGCGTGCGCCATTCTCTTCGTCGCCACCCTGCTGGTGGGGGCACTGATCAATTTCCTGATCGGCGAGCTGGTCAGGGTTACCGGTATGGACGGCACCGACCGCGTGCTGGGCATGGCCTTCGGGGCCGCCCGTGGCGCCTTGCTGGTGGTGCTGCTGGTCGGGCTGTTGAGCCTGGCGCCGGTGCAACAGGATCCCTGGTGGCAGCAATCCACGCTGCTACCGCATTTTCTAATGGTCGCTGACTGGTCGAAGAACCTCATTCTGGGCCTCACCAGCCAGTGGCTCGCGAGCGGCATCGCTGCACCCGGTTGA